A genomic window from Silene latifolia isolate original U9 population chromosome Y, ASM4854445v1, whole genome shotgun sequence includes:
- the LOC141629527 gene encoding uncharacterized protein LOC141629527, producing the protein MDNLGCLNVRGINNINKKSDIKWFLHQNKIGLYGLVETKVKSHNFNFVLNNIGNRWYGINNNVHHPGGRIWIIWLPQIFIVQMVSASDQQITVAVEDLNAGEKFWFTVVDGSNSDSDRIHLWHDLTTIKDSYSGPWCVSGDFNNILHFNERLGSTVMWGELEEFRQCLQYCELVDIQAQGSFYTWNNKQGSNTRVYSRIDRFLIKHEWLYLYPNSYAYFLNEGLFDYNPCICYRRLDGTIRKSHFRYFNMWGQASDFLAIVGNEREKPILGCKMFQVVSKLKWLKKPLKHLNRAKFSDIDKAADLARLLLDNIQTKLHQTPLDQDLLAAEKDAAQKYTTLHKASMSFLRQKAKVEWLKEGDENTAFFHRYIKARHMHNKVLSISDIHGNHHTDLVHIESSFLEFYQDLLGSSKVTSPVHIPTVRTGSLVNDAHAHILLETDESIFEIKNCLFSIPSNKAPGPDGFSSQLFKDAWPLIGADICVAIRDFFLTGKLLKQLNATIISLIPKCEHPSTVLEFRPIACCNTLYKCISKLLCNRLSEVLPDIVSPNQGGFIKGRQIVKNVLICQDLVRLYNRKSASPRCLLKIDLRKAYDSVEWAFLLSMLQALNFPQGFIDKIMTCVTTPAYSLSLNGNSFGFFHGKRGLGQGDPLSPLLFTLCMEYLSRILNVGNSSSIMWLLRAFSTFSKASGLCLNTAKSDIYFNGVAPDVMNDILQVSGFRKGSLPFKYLGVPISSKKLSKNDGMQLIDRICARIRSWGTRHLSYAGRLTLVNSVLTSLHFYWSSMNYLWGGKDAYQRAPNISWKSCCTPKAEGGLGIKNSKLWNKDLIGKYIWWLARKKDHLWVKWINHVYMKGTHWSNYDPPDDCSWTWKKIAHTMVPFKLAYSTDHWLNSDQSYSVAEGYQWLRQPQAPVAWRFTFWNPLNVPKCSFIYFGNSILQRLLT; encoded by the exons ATGGATAATCTTGGGTGCTTGAATGTTCGTGGTATTAATAATATAAATAAGAAAAGTGATATTAAATGGTTTTTGCATCAAAATAAAATTGGCCTTTATGGATTAGTAGAAACAAAGGTCAAAAGTCATAATTTCAATTTTGTGCTGAATAATATTGGTAATAGGTGGTATGGTATTAATAATAATGTGCATCACCCTGGGGGGAGAATCTGGATCATTTGGCTTCCTCAGATTTTTATTGTTCAAATGGTGAGTGCTTCTGATCAACAAATTACTGTGGCTGTGGAAGATCTTAATGCTGGTGAGAAATTCTGGTTTACAGTAGTCGATGGGTCTAATTCTGATAGTGATAGAATACATCTATGGCATGATCTGACTACTATTAAGGATTCTTACTCTGGTCCATGGTGTGTGAGTGGGGATTTCAACAATATTTTGCATTTCAATGAGAGGTTAGGCAGCACTGTTATGTGGGGTGAACTTGAGGAATTCAGACAGTGTCTTCAGTACTGTGAATTAGTGGATATTCAAGCTCAGGGCTCGTTCTATACTTGGAACAACAAGCAGGGTTCTAACACTAGGGTATACTCCAGAATTGACAGGTTCCTTATCAAACATGAATGGCTCTATTTATATCCTAATTCATATGCTTATTTTCTGAATGAAGGTCTGTTTGACTACAATCCTTGTATATGTTATAGAAGATTGGATGGAACTATCAGGAAATCTCATTTCAgatatttcaatatgtggggaCAAGCATCAGATTTTCTTGCTATAGTTGGAAATGAACGGGAGAAACCTATTTTGGGGTGTAAAATGTTCCAAGTGGTGTCCAAGCTTAAATGGCTCAAGAAGCCTTTGAAGCATCTCAATAGAGCTAAGTTTTCTGATATTGATAAAGCAGCTGATCTGGCTAGGCTTTTATTAGATAATATCCAGACCAAGTTACATCAAACACCTCTGGATCAGGATCTGTTAGCTGCTGAGAAAGATGCTGCACAGAAGTATACTACTCTACATAAAGCTAGCATGAGCTTTTTAAGACAAAAAGCTAAAGTTGAGTGGCTTAAGGAAGGGGACGAGAACACTGCCTTCTTTCATAGGTATATTAAAGCCCGTCATATGCATAACAAAGTGCTTAGCATATCTGATATTCATGGTAACCACCACACTGATCTTGTCCACATTGAGAGCTCCTTTTTGGAATTTTATCAGGATCTCTTGGGTAGTAGTAAGGTCACTTCTCCTGTCCACATTCCTACTGTCAGGACAGGTAGTCTGGTGAATGATGCTCATGCTCATATTTTACTTGAAACCGATGAATCGATCTTTGAAATCAAGAACTGTCTTTTCTCCATTCCTTCCAACAAAGCACCTGGCCCTGATGGCTTTTCAAGTCAGCTTTTTAAAGATGCTTGGCCTTTAATTGGAGCTGATATTTGTGTTGCTATCCGGGATTTTTTCTTAACTGGTAAGCTGTTGAAACAATTGAATGCTACTATTATATCTCTTATTCCCAAATGTGAACACCCTTCAACTGTGCTTGAGTTCAGACCCATTGCATGCTGTAATACCCTTTATAAATGCATCTCCAAGCTTCTATGTAACAGATTGAGTGAGGTACTACCTGATATTGTGAGCCCCAATCAGGGTGGGTTTATTAAAGGAAGACAAATTGTGAAAAATGTACTTATTTGTCAagatttggtaaggctttataaCAGGAAGTCTGCATCTCCTAGATGCCTTCTCAAAATTGATCTTAGGAAGGCTTATGATTCTGTTGAGTGGGCTTTCCTTCTGAGTATGCTTCAAGCTTTAAATTTTCCTCAGGGCTTTATTGATAAAATCATGACCTGTGTCACCACACCAGCATACTCCCTTTCTCTTAATGGTAATTCCTTTGGTTTTTTCCATGGTAAACGTGGACTTGGGCAAGGAGACCCATTATCTCCTCTCCTTTTTACACTCTGCATGGAATATCTCTCAAGAATCTTAAATGTG GGTAATTCTAGCTCTATCATGTGGCTTCTTAGGGCTTTTTCTACTTTCTCTAAGGCAAGTGGACTATGCCTTAACACAGCTAAGTCTGATATTTATTTCAATGGTGTTGCTCCTGATGTTATGAATGATATTCTTCAAGTCTCTGGTTTTAGGAAGGGGTCTCTCCCTTTTAAATATTTGGGGGTTCCCATTTCTTCCAAGAAACTGTCTAAGAATGATGGAATGCAGCTCATTGATAGAATTTGTGCAAGAATTAGATCATGGGGCACTCGACATCTCTCTTATGCTGGCAGATTGACACTTGTCAACTCTGTTCTTACAAGTCTCCATTTCTATTGGTCTAGCAT GAATTATCTTTGGGGTGGCAAGGATGCTTATCAGAGAGCTCCAAATATTAGTTGGAAAAGTTGTTGTACTCCCAAAGCTGAAGGTGGGCTTGGtatcaaaaattcaaaactttGGAACAAGGATCTAATTGGTAAGTATATTTGGTGGTTGGCTAGAAAAAAGGACCATCTATGGGTTAAGTGGATAAaccatgtgtatatgaaaggCACTCATTGGTCCAACTATGATCCTCCTGATGATTGTAGTTGGACATGGAAGAAAATTGCTCACACTATGGTTCCTTTTAAACTAGCCTATTCAACTGATCATTGGTTGAATTCTGATCAGTCTTACTCTGTTGCTGAAGGTTATCAGTGGCTTAGACAGCCTCAAGCTCCTGTGGCTTGGCGTTTTACCTTCTGGAATCCCCTTAATGTTCCTAAATGCTCATTCATATACTTTGGCAATTCAATTTTGCAGAGGCTTCTTACTTAA